The proteins below are encoded in one region of Rhododendron vialii isolate Sample 1 chromosome 7a, ASM3025357v1:
- the LOC131332120 gene encoding uncharacterized protein LOC131332120 produces MIEIVPFAGMTEVQMTHSFCRFWASMVVAGHPITPHTGSYSGGGAKSYRYVSCIVQPVAKDYKAKQLAKFEGNSRDVSRLQIESLLYNILPESCSVVYYGLVQRFQTTSSKYFKNNLEKMFTAEPSPCY; encoded by the exons ATGATTGAGATTGTTCCTTTTGCAGGGATGACGGAGGTTCAAATGACGCATAGCTTTTGTAGGTTTTGGGCTTCA ATGGTAGTTGCAGGTCATCCGATCACCCCCCACACCGGGAGCTACTCCGGCGGTGGTGCCAAAAGTTATCGATATGTTTCATGCATTGTGCAACCTGTTGCCAAAGACTACAAAGCAAAACAACTTGCAAAATTTGAG GGCAATTCTCGAGATGTGAGTCGGCTTCAAATTGAAAGCTTGCTCTACAATATTCTACCAGAATCATGTTCTGTTGTTTATTACGGTTTGGTTCAAAGGTTTCAAACTACAAGCTCGAAATATTTCAA GAACAATCTGGAGAAAATGTTCACTGCAGAACCATCTCCATGTTACTAG
- the LOC131332115 gene encoding serpin-ZX-like, whose protein sequence is MINRKRNSVPQLPSKTDLKQLIRNQTDASLTFAKQVSQSASKDSNLVFSPPLIHVVLGLIAAGSKGPTQSQVLSLLNSKSTDDLNSLTFQLVSLVFADGGPTGGPKLSFANGVWVDRSLSLKPSFEKVVDTVYKAVLNHVDFQTKADEVTTEVNRWAKKETNGLIKEVLPSGSVNNLTRLIFANALYFKGAWAEKFNVSKTKDQEFHLLNGSSVQVPFMTSKKDQFISEFNSFKVLRLPYNQGEDKRRFSMYLYLPNAKDGLSALMRKMSSKSGFLDRHLPCERVEVGEFLIPKFKFSFGFEASKVLKGLGLVLPFAGGEGLTEMVDSTFGQKLYISSIFHKACIEVNEEGTKAAAASAGLLTFECYEEPEEIDFVANHPFLFVIREDNTGAVLFIGQVLNPLVD, encoded by the exons ATGATCAACAGAAAAAGAAACTCCGTTCCACAACTCCCAAGCAAAACGGACCTGAAACAATTGATTAGAAACCAAACCGATGCCTCCCTTACCTTCGCAAAACAAGTATCTCAATCCGCATCCAAGGACTCGAACCTTGTCTTCTCTCCCCCCTTGATCCACGTGGTTTTGGGCTTGATTGCAGCCGGGTCAAAAGGCCCAACCCAATCCcaagtactctctctcctcaactCCAAATCCACCGACGACCTCAACTCTCTCACCTTCCAACTCGTCTCCCTTGTCTTTGCCGACGGCGGGCCCACTGGCGGCCCAAAGCTGTCGTTCGCCAACGGGGTTTGGGTGGACCGGTCGCTTTCTCTTAAGCCTTCTTTCGAAAAGGTGGTTGATACTGTTTATAAAGCAGTTTTGAATCATGTCGATTTTCAGACTAAG GCCGATGAGGTGACCACTGAAGTTAATCGATGGGCTAAAAAGGAGACCAATGGGCTTATCAAAGAAGTTCTTCCTTCCGGTTCAGTCAATAATTTAACCAGACTCATCTTTGCAAATGCACTATATTTTAAAGGAGCGTGGGCTGAGAAATTCAATGTGTCGAAAACCAAAGACCAAGAGTTTCACCTCCTGAATGGGAGTTCGGTTCAAGTACCCTTCATGACAAGTAAGAAGGACCAATTCATTAGCGAATTTAATAGTTTCAAAGTCTTAAGGCTTCCTTACAATCAAGGTGAAGATAAACGTCGATTTTCTATGTACTTGTATCTTCCAAATGCAAAAGATGGTCTTTCTGCTTTAATGCGGAAAATGAGTTCTAAATCTGGGTTCTTAGACCGCCACTTGCCATGCGAAAGAGTAGAAGTGGGTGAATTCCTGATCCCAAAATTTAAATTCTCTTTTGGCTTTGAAGCTTCTAAAGTTTTGAAGGGATTAGGGTTGGTTTTGCCATTTGCCGGTGGTGAAGGGCTGACAGAGATGGTGGACTCCACTTTCGGTCAAAAACTGTACATTTCGAGCATTTTCCACAAAGCTTGCATTGAAGTTAATGAAGAAGGCACAAAAGCGGCAGCTGCTTCCGCTGGTTTACTGACGTTTGAGTGTTATGAAGAGCCAGAGGAGATAGATTTTGTGGCCAACCACCCTTTCTTGTTCGTCATTAGAGAAGACAATACTGGTGCGGTGCTATTCATTGGCCAAGTGCTTAATCCCCTTGTGGATTGA
- the LOC131333003 gene encoding serpin-ZX-like yields MAAMHGDSPSNSQAAQAGTSSSKALKVLSNNIQAAYKLLNQACKWDLKRDSKANIMAERPGKTLAFNLGRPKMPSLKFESLVKYLELAPNQPDALSVLRIWLCEEKQLVSAFDGFKVLGLPYKQGEDKRGFSMYFFLPNAKDGLSALMEKVSSESGFLDRHLPYRRVTVGEFGIPKFKFSFGFQVSTVLKGLGLVLPFSSGEGLIEMVDSPSVGRKLYISSIFHKACIEVNEEGTEAAAASACVMITSSVRPQVVDFVADHPFLFVIREDMTSVTELNFAYRFCP; encoded by the exons atggcagccatgcatggagACAGCCCAAGCAACTCGCAAGCAGCTCAGGCCggcacaagcagctcaaaggccttgaAGGTTCTCTCTAACAACATACAAGCAGCTTATAAGCTGCTCAACCAGGCTTG CAAGTGGGACCTCAAAAGGGACTCAAAAGCTAATATTATGGCAGAAAGGCCTGGAAAAACTTTGGCTTTTAACCTTGGTAGGCCCAAG ATGCCAAGTCTCAAATTCGAGTCCTTGGTGAAGTACTTGGAACTAGCACCCAACCAACCGGATGCTCTATCTGTTTTGCGCATTTGGTTGTGTGAG GAGAAACAACTTGTTAGTGCATTTGACGGTTTCAAAGTCTTAGGGCTTCCTTACAAACAAGGTGAAGATAAACGCGGATTTTCTATGTACTTCTTTCTTCCGAATGCCAAAGATGGTCTTTCCGCTTTAATGGAGAAAGTGAGTTCCGAATCCGGGTTCTTGGACCGCCACTTGCCGTATCGAAGAGTAACAGTGGGTGAATTCGGGATCCCAAAATTTAAATTCTCTTTTGGCTTTCAAGTTTCTACAGTTCTGAAGGGATTAGGATTGGTTTTGCCATTTTCCAGTGGTGAAGGGCTGATAGAGATGGTGGACTCCCCTTCTGTTGGTCGAAAACTATACATTTCGAGCATTTTTCACAAAGCTTGCATTGAAGTTAATGAAGAAGGCACAGAAGCGGCTGCCGCTTCCGCTTGTGTCATGATCACGAGTTCTGTAAGGCCACAGGTGGTAGATTTTGTAGCCGACCACCCTTTCTTGTTCGTCATCAGAGAAGACATGACTAGTGTCACGGAGCTGAATTTCGCCTACAGattctgcccgtga